A stretch of Chrysemys picta bellii isolate R12L10 unplaced genomic scaffold, ASM1138683v2 scaf860, whole genome shotgun sequence DNA encodes these proteins:
- the LOC101934123 gene encoding lanosterol synthase-like → MRNPDGGFATYETKRGGRLLELLNPSEVFGDIMIDYCYVECTSAVVQALKHFHEAFPEHRAQEVRETLRKGLEYCRRVQRADGSWEGSWGVCFTYGTWFGLEALACLQHTYQNGAACREVAQACQFLVSKQMEDGGWGEDFESCKQRRYVQSPTSQIHNTCWALLGLMAVRYPDVGVLEKGIKVLIDKQLPNGDWPQENISGVFNKSCAISYTSYRNVFPIWALGRFARLHPGSALAGKLQPRSLHSQEEILAGGKRDGVLSGSPFA, encoded by the exons ATGAGGAATCCTGACGGAGGCTTCGCGACGTATGAAACCAAGCGGGGGGGCCGGCTGCTGGAGCTCCTGAACCCCTCGGAGGTGTTCG GTGACATCATGATAGACTACTGCTACGTGGAGTGCACGTCGGCCGTCGTGCAGGCGCTGAAGCACTTCCACGAGGCCTTCCCCGAGCACCGGGCCCAGGAAGTCAG AGAGACGCTGCGCAAGGGCCTGGAGTACTGCCGCAGGGTGCAGAGAGCTGACGGCTCGTGGGAAGG GAGCTGGGGCGTGTGCTTTACCTACGGCACCTGGTTCGGACTGGAGGCCTTGGCCTGTCTGCAGCACACCTACCAGAACGG AGCCGCATGCAGGGAGGTGGCCCAGGCCTGCCAGTTCCTGGTCTCCAAGCAGATGGAGGATGGTGGCTGGGGAGAGGACTTTGAGTCCTGCAAGCAGCGCAGATACGTGCAGAGCCCCACCTCCCAGATCCACAACACCTGCTGGGCCCTGCTGGGGCTCATGGCCGTCAG ATACCCGGACGTTGGGGTGCTGGAAAAGGGGATCAAGGTTTTGATTGACAAGCAGCTGCCCAATGGGGACTGGCCTCAG GAGAACATCTCTGGGGTGTTCAACAAGTCCTGTGCAATCAGCTACACCTCCTACCGCAACGTCTTCCCCATCTGGGCCCTTGGGCGCTTTGCACGCCTGCACCCCGGCAGCGCCCTTGCTGGAAAGCTGCAGCCCAGGTCCTTGCACAGCCAAGAGGAGATCCTGGCTGGAGGGAAGCGGGATGGGGTTCTGTCAGGGTCCCCCTTTGCCTga